A single Acidaminococcus sp. DNA region contains:
- a CDS encoding YigZ family protein — protein MDQYIISKPVRTEIVVEKSRFICTLARVASEQEAQDFIKKTRKEFWDATHNCTAYIIGGVPRAERSSDDGEPSGTAGSPMLEVLRKKELYNTAAVVTRYFGGIKLGAGGLTRTYGKAVTEAVKAAGLSKMVPMGHYAFTWSLDDVGRVLNLLYRQSLFAVHDVEYGSRAEIILEMKQAQVPEAEAWLTETLSKPVTLEEKHLFEAEQPVAAGV, from the coding sequence ATGGACCAATATATTATCTCAAAACCTGTGCGGACAGAAATCGTGGTAGAAAAATCACGTTTTATTTGTACACTGGCGCGCGTTGCCAGTGAGCAGGAAGCACAGGATTTTATCAAAAAGACACGCAAGGAATTCTGGGATGCCACGCATAACTGCACGGCGTATATTATCGGCGGCGTGCCGCGGGCAGAACGCTCCAGTGATGATGGGGAGCCATCCGGAACAGCAGGATCTCCTATGCTGGAAGTGCTGCGTAAAAAGGAACTCTACAATACAGCTGCCGTGGTGACGCGTTATTTCGGAGGCATTAAACTCGGTGCGGGAGGACTTACCCGCACGTACGGCAAAGCCGTAACGGAAGCCGTTAAAGCAGCAGGTCTTTCAAAGATGGTTCCCATGGGGCACTACGCGTTTACCTGGTCTCTTGATGATGTGGGCCGGGTGCTCAATCTGCTGTACCGGCAGTCACTTTTTGCGGTGCACGATGTTGAGTACGGCAGCCGGGCTGAGATTATTCTCGAAATGAAACAGGCACAAGTGCCGGAAGCGGAAGCCTGGCTTACGGAAACACTGAGCAAGCCGGTGACGCTCGAGGAAAAGCATCTTTTTGAAGCGGAGCAGCCTGTGGCGGCGGGCGTGTAA
- a CDS encoding SH3 domain-containing protein — protein sequence MLKKSIAVLASCLILGSSVPVWAADVPVKTITRTEKSVSVECPEVTGGNSSATEKINRALSSQVSSFVSEASTLGGGKVHYDVHRADDDVISLTIMMTPQMGVEETQGMTFDRRTGEQRPLSYYYNDAQVKARAENGLQYLYDVEPDKAAVMPDTYYIDEDKSVIGLYHAGSVLDKNEGEIEVNLSAADINDGQGFESEAENAATTAAAQPVKSTSETAAPKTETTKTETVKKEETKPAAKETPKAETTKPAETVTKETPAPAAPKAEEKQAAAETQTPAPVETPKQETPVPEPQPAPQAETPSVLHYSGNYPKGTVVGTEVRMRAGAGTDQDIIGYYENGEVVGVMSSDVATGRKWYQVTRGDGTVGWIAADYLSVEEGSYVRADAVLENRKGTITGTEVRMRGDPSLNGDVLDFFEKGEVVTILDAAEGDGMQWIKVRRDNGAVGWVAAAYCAQE from the coding sequence ATGCTGAAAAAATCAATTGCAGTGTTGGCGAGCTGCCTGATTTTGGGCAGTTCGGTACCGGTTTGGGCGGCCGATGTGCCGGTCAAGACGATTACGCGGACGGAAAAATCCGTTTCCGTGGAATGCCCTGAGGTAACGGGCGGCAATTCTTCAGCCACGGAAAAAATAAACAGGGCTTTGAGCAGCCAGGTGTCTTCCTTCGTGAGTGAAGCTTCGACACTGGGCGGCGGCAAGGTTCACTACGATGTACATCGCGCCGATGATGACGTGATCAGTCTTACGATTATGATGACGCCTCAGATGGGCGTCGAAGAGACGCAGGGAATGACTTTTGACCGCCGGACCGGAGAGCAGCGTCCCCTGAGCTACTATTATAACGATGCCCAGGTCAAGGCCCGGGCTGAAAACGGTCTGCAGTATCTTTACGATGTAGAACCGGATAAAGCTGCGGTTATGCCCGATACGTACTATATTGATGAAGATAAAAGTGTGATTGGTTTGTATCATGCCGGCAGCGTTCTCGATAAGAACGAGGGAGAAATTGAAGTCAATCTGTCCGCAGCGGATATCAATGACGGCCAGGGATTCGAGTCGGAAGCTGAGAATGCAGCCACAACGGCAGCAGCACAGCCCGTCAAGTCCACTTCGGAAACGGCAGCTCCTAAAACGGAGACCACGAAGACCGAGACAGTAAAGAAAGAAGAAACAAAACCGGCTGCCAAGGAAACACCGAAAGCAGAAACTACCAAACCGGCTGAAACGGTAACAAAGGAAACCCCGGCTCCGGCTGCTCCCAAGGCAGAGGAAAAACAGGCGGCTGCAGAGACGCAGACACCTGCTCCGGTGGAAACTCCGAAACAGGAAACCCCAGTGCCTGAACCTCAGCCCGCACCTCAAGCCGAAACTCCGTCGGTGCTCCACTACAGCGGAAATTATCCGAAGGGTACGGTAGTCGGAACGGAAGTCCGGATGCGTGCCGGCGCCGGTACGGATCAGGATATCATCGGATACTATGAGAATGGGGAAGTCGTCGGTGTCATGAGCAGTGACGTCGCTACGGGCCGCAAATGGTACCAGGTGACGCGCGGAGACGGCACTGTCGGCTGGATTGCCGCGGACTACCTGAGCGTGGAAGAAGGCAGTTACGTGAGAGCCGATGCCGTCCTGGAAAACCGCAAGGGCACTATTACGGGTACAGAAGTGCGGATGCGCGGGGATCCCAGTCTGAACGGCGATGTCCTTGATTTCTTTGAAAAAGGCGAGGTCGTCACGATTCTTGATGCCGCCGAAGGCGATGGCATGCAGTGGATCAAGGTAAGACGCGATAACGGCGCAGTCGGCTGGGTAGCAGCCGCTTATTGCGCGCAAGAGTAG
- a CDS encoding VirK/YbjX family protein, with protein MNWADLERTGHACYNCKHLKERKRYIVFLARCLLHSSSVTGLQTFFASDPVWKDVYEGMPCLLEQATRAFFYKGAQWDERVKLVKDHLTLLRQVMTDDFLRRIYHDHETVTLWRDEFQEKPLTMEILFHPGQRKEGCLSLVLRWGEIDFYQIMFWLSPAPDTGKPCIFVGALQGTTLGNDAVKAMTKKFFGYRTKNLIFYGLRTLADLMGCEKIYAVTNEGYYAMNHVRMDRKLKTNFGDFWAECGGAPDKDPRFYVIPLEERRRDLSELKPSKRANHRRRYALMDDMSAAMAEALRPWKRV; from the coding sequence ATGAACTGGGCGGATTTAGAGAGAACAGGTCATGCCTGCTATAATTGTAAACATTTAAAAGAACGAAAACGTTATATTGTTTTTCTGGCGCGCTGCCTGCTGCACAGCAGCTCGGTAACGGGGCTGCAAACTTTTTTTGCTTCCGATCCGGTATGGAAAGATGTCTATGAGGGAATGCCCTGCCTGTTGGAACAGGCAACTCGGGCCTTCTTTTACAAGGGAGCGCAGTGGGACGAGAGAGTCAAACTGGTTAAGGATCATCTGACCTTGCTGAGGCAAGTGATGACGGATGATTTTCTGCGGCGGATTTATCACGACCACGAAACGGTGACGCTCTGGCGTGATGAATTCCAGGAAAAACCGTTGACCATGGAAATACTTTTCCACCCGGGACAGCGCAAGGAAGGCTGCCTTTCCCTGGTACTGCGGTGGGGAGAAATCGATTTTTACCAGATTATGTTCTGGCTTTCTCCGGCGCCGGATACAGGGAAACCGTGCATCTTTGTCGGTGCCCTTCAGGGAACAACGCTCGGCAATGATGCCGTGAAGGCAATGACAAAGAAATTTTTCGGGTATCGGACAAAGAACCTGATTTTTTACGGACTGCGTACGTTAGCGGACCTCATGGGCTGCGAAAAGATTTATGCCGTGACGAATGAAGGTTATTATGCCATGAACCATGTGCGTATGGATCGGAAACTCAAAACGAATTTTGGAGATTTCTGGGCGGAATGCGGCGGAGCGCCGGACAAAGATCCGCGTTTTTATGTCATTCCGCTGGAAGAACGGCGCCGTGACCTATCTGAGCTGAAACCTTCCAAACGCGCCAACCATCGCCGCCGATATGCGCTCATGGATGATATGAGTGCCGCGATGGCAGAAGCCCTGCGCCCCTGGAAAAGAGTGTAA
- a CDS encoding organic solvent tolerance protein OstA: MNNKVLTLGTMLVLLLPATAWAEKTYEGGPLFTKNGPVYVPQTLEDVARNARRAESVKRLQDEPDAETEKIIIAQGETAQQKREREARGEESPAGAISSLPITIYGDHVIYDSETGDFTATGNVRMYQGDQKLYTTEARGNAITGDTYLLEGGRMIDPPSTTDAKWGYYNFKTKTGTVKNMKGTSGTEIYHADSATIYPDRTELDEGGQVTRCPAVKHPPCAEVRANKVVIYPNDKIIAYDVKVYLRGKHIYSRDRWINDLTAQDSGESMVPHIGYDDDQGWKFRFNLAYPLSDSNTVRADIKYYSKVGWRPMVSDTQDFKNFYLRLSEGYDEDDDNNWIRKEHDIKLVYKDHYFSDYIPISYSAYASNGYWKEDSRRSWHTEYAAFLKHDPIHLTHGDRPVNLNLRMGHKWIDENARDKRQRTWVYSAVANRDMGAGFYTWLGYYWEKRRASIFDYGAPDMDREVQWGIVKNFGSRDHLTFITRYDEAQHNIYEYIWRWDHDFCCFRLGFEYRDKRYDGGDDEWSVNYDLFRW, translated from the coding sequence ATGAACAATAAAGTGCTTACATTAGGCACCATGCTGGTTCTGCTTCTGCCTGCGACGGCGTGGGCGGAAAAAACATATGAAGGCGGTCCTCTTTTTACGAAAAATGGGCCTGTATATGTGCCTCAGACTTTGGAAGATGTGGCTCGTAACGCACGCCGTGCGGAAAGCGTCAAACGGCTTCAGGATGAGCCGGACGCCGAGACAGAAAAAATTATCATTGCCCAGGGTGAAACAGCCCAGCAAAAGAGAGAACGGGAAGCCCGGGGAGAAGAAAGCCCGGCCGGCGCCATTTCATCACTGCCGATTACCATTTACGGTGATCACGTAATCTACGATTCCGAAACGGGGGATTTCACGGCAACGGGCAATGTCCGCATGTATCAGGGCGACCAGAAGCTCTATACGACGGAAGCACGCGGCAACGCCATTACGGGAGATACGTATCTGCTCGAAGGCGGCCGTATGATCGATCCGCCGAGCACGACGGATGCCAAATGGGGCTACTATAACTTCAAGACAAAGACCGGTACGGTCAAGAATATGAAGGGCACCAGCGGGACGGAAATCTATCACGCAGACAGCGCTACGATTTATCCGGACCGGACGGAACTCGACGAAGGCGGCCAGGTGACGCGCTGCCCGGCTGTCAAGCATCCGCCTTGTGCCGAAGTGCGGGCCAATAAGGTCGTGATTTATCCTAACGATAAAATCATCGCTTACGACGTTAAGGTGTACCTCAGAGGAAAGCACATTTATTCCCGTGACCGCTGGATCAATGATCTGACGGCGCAGGATTCGGGCGAGAGCATGGTTCCTCATATCGGTTATGATGATGATCAGGGCTGGAAGTTCCGCTTCAACCTGGCCTATCCTCTCAGCGATTCGAATACGGTGCGTGCCGACATCAAGTATTATTCGAAGGTTGGCTGGCGCCCTATGGTCTCGGATACGCAGGACTTTAAGAACTTCTATCTGCGCCTCAGTGAAGGCTATGATGAAGATGATGATAACAACTGGATCCGCAAAGAGCATGATATCAAGCTTGTCTATAAAGACCATTATTTCAGCGATTATATTCCAATTTCCTATTCCGCTTACGCCAGCAACGGTTACTGGAAGGAAGATTCAAGAAGAAGCTGGCACACGGAATATGCCGCGTTCCTGAAGCACGATCCAATCCATCTGACGCATGGTGACAGACCGGTTAATTTGAATCTTCGTATGGGCCATAAGTGGATTGATGAAAATGCGCGCGATAAGAGGCAGAGAACGTGGGTTTATTCTGCTGTAGCAAACCGTGATATGGGAGCAGGCTTCTATACCTGGCTCGGATATTACTGGGAGAAGCGGCGCGCTTCTATCTTCGATTACGGCGCTCCTGATATGGACCGTGAAGTTCAGTGGGGCATTGTCAAGAATTTTGGCAGCCGGGATCATCTTACCTTTATTACGCGGTATGATGAAGCGCAGCACAATATCTATGAATATATCTGGCGTTGGGACCACGATTTCTGCTGCTTCCGTCTGGGATTTGAATACCGCGATAAGCGCTATGACGGCGGCGACGATGAATGGAGTGTGAACTATGACCTCTTCCGTTGGTAA
- the gmhA gene encoding D-sedoheptulose 7-phosphate isomerase translates to MTSSVGNVQEVINARFLEHEKLIHRVMGSKRLMKNLEDAAGLMKMTLASGRKIMFCGNGGSAADAQHWAAEIVGRFKKEREGMAGLALTTDTSILTAVGNDYGFDRIFARQVEGLGQEGDLLLAISTSGNSANVIQAIEAARKKGIRVIGFTARTGGKMAEMCDILLNIPEDNTARVQEIHELMGHILCELVEA, encoded by the coding sequence ATGACCTCTTCCGTTGGTAATGTACAGGAAGTAATCAATGCTCGTTTTTTGGAACATGAAAAATTGATTCACCGTGTCATGGGCAGCAAGAGACTGATGAAGAATCTCGAGGATGCGGCAGGTCTGATGAAGATGACGCTTGCTTCGGGACGCAAGATTATGTTTTGCGGCAACGGTGGCTCAGCTGCCGACGCCCAGCACTGGGCTGCTGAAATTGTCGGCCGTTTTAAGAAGGAACGGGAAGGCATGGCAGGACTTGCTCTGACCACGGATACGTCGATTCTGACGGCCGTTGGCAACGATTACGGGTTTGACCGCATTTTTGCCCGTCAGGTGGAAGGCCTGGGACAGGAAGGCGACCTGCTGCTTGCTATTTCGACATCCGGCAACAGTGCCAATGTAATTCAGGCTATCGAAGCTGCTCGTAAAAAGGGCATCCGTGTCATCGGTTTTACGGCTCGTACGGGCGGTAAGATGGCAGAAATGTGCGATATCCTGCTTAACATACCGGAAGATAATACAGCACGGGTGCAGGAAATTCATGAACTCATGGGTCATATCCTTTGTGAATTGGTGGAAGCGTAA
- the rfaE1 gene encoding D-glycero-beta-D-manno-heptose-7-phosphate kinase: MSNDQVIEFLTDKLSKMRIAVIGDIMLDQYYYGEVKRISPEAPVPVNRVRRMTSVLGGAGNVAANLAGLGAHVYACGVTGHDAHRTILETKLQAAGIDFSGLYPSPDRSTITKLRVIGSRQQMLRLDFEEPGDLSAEEERTLLKWYEKRLAEGLDGIVLSDYAKGVCSDHFCQEVIRLAHGADVPVLVDPKGSNWNKYRGCDFITPNVKEMCEEAGVQVPNETEPLVRLARRAHDEFDIANVVVTRSEKGVTLVNDHEVITEAATAQEVFDVSGAGDTVASVLLAAAAGHLPLADALELSNKAAGIVVSKVGTYAVHRDELLKEVLSDHERAGHEYEPMSWEEAQRLVKTWQVAGETVVFTNGCFDILHTGHISYLEEAARLGDHLIVGVNTDASVKRLKGETRPLNGEVDRARILSALRCVDGVVLFGEDTPTELVRTLRPDLIVKGGDYKPEEVAGREYAGGVQILPFKDGYSTTGLIQKIVNLVKEGKL, translated from the coding sequence ATGAGCAACGATCAAGTAATTGAATTTTTGACAGATAAGTTATCGAAGATGCGTATTGCCGTTATCGGCGATATTATGCTGGATCAATACTATTATGGGGAAGTCAAACGGATTTCCCCGGAAGCACCGGTGCCGGTCAACCGGGTCCGCCGCATGACGAGCGTACTCGGCGGGGCGGGCAACGTGGCTGCTAACCTTGCAGGACTCGGTGCCCATGTCTATGCCTGCGGCGTGACGGGGCACGATGCTCACCGCACGATTCTTGAGACGAAACTGCAGGCTGCAGGAATTGATTTTTCGGGTCTTTATCCTTCACCGGACCGCAGCACGATTACTAAATTGCGCGTTATCGGTTCCCGGCAGCAGATGCTGCGCCTTGATTTTGAGGAGCCGGGGGATTTGTCGGCGGAGGAGGAGAGAACCCTCCTTAAATGGTATGAAAAGCGGCTTGCTGAAGGCCTTGACGGGATTGTGCTGTCAGACTATGCCAAAGGCGTCTGCTCAGATCATTTCTGTCAGGAAGTGATCCGGCTGGCTCACGGGGCTGACGTGCCCGTGCTGGTTGATCCGAAAGGCTCCAACTGGAACAAGTACCGCGGCTGTGACTTTATCACACCGAATGTCAAGGAAATGTGCGAGGAGGCAGGCGTCCAGGTTCCTAACGAAACAGAACCGCTGGTAAGGCTGGCACGCCGTGCTCATGACGAATTTGATATTGCCAATGTCGTGGTGACGCGCTCCGAAAAGGGCGTGACGCTGGTCAACGACCACGAAGTGATTACAGAAGCGGCTACGGCGCAGGAAGTCTTTGATGTGTCCGGTGCCGGCGATACGGTCGCTTCCGTGCTGCTTGCTGCGGCAGCAGGCCATTTGCCGCTTGCCGATGCACTGGAACTTTCTAACAAGGCAGCAGGAATTGTCGTATCCAAAGTCGGTACATATGCGGTGCACCGCGATGAACTGCTCAAGGAAGTACTGTCCGATCACGAACGGGCCGGGCATGAATATGAACCGATGAGCTGGGAAGAAGCCCAGCGCCTGGTTAAAACGTGGCAGGTGGCAGGAGAAACGGTCGTCTTTACGAATGGCTGCTTTGACATCCTCCATACGGGACATATTTCCTATCTGGAAGAAGCAGCCCGCCTGGGAGATCATTTGATTGTTGGTGTCAATACGGATGCGTCCGTCAAGCGCCTCAAGGGGGAGACTCGTCCGCTTAACGGGGAAGTCGACCGGGCAAGAATCCTGTCCGCACTGCGCTGCGTGGATGGTGTCGTACTCTTCGGGGAAGATACGCCGACCGAACTTGTGCGTACGCTGCGTCCTGACCTCATCGTCAAGGGCGGCGATTACAAGCCGGAAGAAGTGGCCGGCCGTGAATATGCCGGAGGCGTGCAGATTCTCCCGTTCAAGGATGGGTATTCCACGACGGGACTGATTCAAAAAATTGTGAACCTGGTGAAGGAGGGCAAATTATGA
- the rfaD gene encoding ADP-glyceromanno-heptose 6-epimerase produces MIIVTGGAGFIGSNIVKGLNDRGRDDILVVDNLTNMVKFKNIQGLKVMDYLDKGDFLNRIREGKFNHEKIDIIFHEGACSDTMEYNGKYMMDNNFEYTKTLFHFAVDRKIQFLYASSASTYGSGKHGFREEPACEEALNVYAFSKLFFDNYVRRYMDSLESQVAGFRYFNVFGPQENHKGKMASMVRQMFLQWQKDKQVKLFEGYDGYGPGEQTRDFVYVKDVVKVLFYFMDHPELKGIYNCGTGHAHTFNDMAKAVLEFFGSGELVYVPFPEVLKGKYQSYTQADTTKLLAAGYDGGFTDFAQAVKEYCQVLKDSDGYYK; encoded by the coding sequence ATGATCATTGTAACCGGTGGTGCCGGGTTTATCGGCAGCAATATCGTCAAGGGACTGAATGACCGCGGCCGCGACGATATCCTTGTTGTAGATAACCTCACCAACATGGTGAAATTCAAGAATATCCAGGGCCTCAAGGTCATGGATTATCTGGATAAAGGCGATTTTCTGAATCGTATCAGAGAAGGTAAGTTCAATCACGAAAAGATTGACATCATCTTCCATGAAGGTGCCTGCTCCGATACGATGGAATATAACGGCAAATACATGATGGACAATAACTTCGAATATACGAAGACGCTGTTCCATTTTGCGGTTGACCGCAAGATCCAGTTCCTTTATGCTTCCTCTGCCTCGACCTATGGCAGCGGCAAGCATGGATTCCGTGAAGAACCGGCCTGCGAAGAAGCACTCAATGTCTACGCTTTTTCCAAACTGTTCTTTGATAATTATGTCCGCCGCTATATGGATTCCCTCGAGAGCCAGGTAGCCGGGTTCCGTTACTTCAACGTCTTTGGACCGCAGGAGAACCACAAAGGTAAGATGGCTTCCATGGTCCGGCAGATGTTCCTGCAGTGGCAGAAGGACAAGCAGGTCAAGCTCTTTGAAGGCTATGACGGCTATGGCCCGGGCGAACAGACCCGTGACTTTGTCTATGTCAAGGACGTCGTCAAGGTGCTTTTCTACTTCATGGATCATCCGGAATTAAAGGGTATCTATAACTGCGGTACGGGCCACGCCCATACGTTTAACGATATGGCGAAAGCCGTATTGGAATTCTTCGGCAGCGGGGAGCTCGTCTATGTGCCGTTCCCGGAAGTGCTGAAGGGTAAGTATCAGAGCTATACCCAGGCCGATACGACGAAACTGCTTGCGGCCGGCTATGACGGTGGCTTTACGGACTTTGCCCAGGCAGTGAAGGAATATTGCCAGGTGCTGAAGGATTCTGACGGTTATTATAAATAA
- the gmhB gene encoding D-glycero-beta-D-manno-heptose 1,7-bisphosphate 7-phosphatase: MSQRAVFLDRDGVLDIDTGYISKPEEIRWVDGAREAVALLKEQGFLVFVTTNQSGIARGYFTVKDMQALHAWMEKEIEKKGGRIDRFYYCPHHPTKGIIPELTHPCNCRKPRPGMILQAFKDYDIDKKGSFMIGDRMSDVDAGLNAGIPGYLFSETNLLTFVKRVLARQAKGCGV, from the coding sequence GTGAGTCAACGTGCAGTATTTTTAGATCGGGACGGTGTCCTGGATATTGATACAGGCTACATCAGTAAACCGGAAGAAATACGGTGGGTCGACGGCGCGCGGGAGGCTGTAGCCCTGCTGAAAGAGCAGGGCTTTCTCGTTTTTGTCACCACTAACCAGAGCGGTATTGCCCGCGGCTATTTTACGGTGAAAGATATGCAGGCACTGCATGCCTGGATGGAGAAGGAAATCGAGAAAAAGGGCGGCCGCATTGACCGTTTTTACTATTGCCCGCACCATCCGACCAAGGGAATCATTCCCGAACTGACCCATCCGTGTAACTGCAGGAAACCTCGTCCGGGGATGATTCTGCAGGCATTTAAGGACTATGATATTGATAAGAAGGGTTCTTTCATGATCGGGGACCGGATGTCCGATGTGGATGCAGGACTTAATGCCGGTATTCCGGGATATCTTTTTTCGGAAACGAATCTATTAACGTTTGTAAAACGAGTTTTGGCAAGGCAGGCGAAGGGCTGTGGAGTATAA
- the waaF gene encoding lipopolysaccharide heptosyltransferase II gives MEYKNILIIKMSSLGDVIHALPFAGALRERFPHSRITWLVHPQFGAFVPDPPVVDEVLYFDKKAYLKMNWKDKLRKLREMKHLLHSCHFDLVIDLQGLFKSAVMAYLTGCPNRIGYGEMREGSGLISKAIVGPHIHDHVIERYLDVARYLGAKVDKISYPMPALKEQCESIKQRLIEAGMPDKNPLPYVVMAPGARWETKQWPVEHYAELALKFAKDDWYVVLAGGPDDCKKGERIWELTGYNPHIIDFIGHTNLRELGALIKMCRFYVSGDTGPLHIAAAYGKNLIAIYGPTRPDRTGPYGDLGAVILTSPESCAGCLKKHCDHWTCMGHVTPDDVYRIFQEKEAESHD, from the coding sequence GTGGAGTATAAAAATATTCTGATTATCAAAATGAGCTCCCTGGGGGACGTCATTCATGCCCTGCCGTTTGCGGGGGCGCTGCGGGAACGGTTTCCGCACAGCCGGATTACGTGGCTGGTGCATCCGCAGTTTGGTGCTTTTGTACCGGATCCGCCTGTCGTGGATGAAGTCTTGTATTTTGACAAGAAAGCTTATCTCAAGATGAACTGGAAGGATAAGCTGAGGAAACTTCGGGAAATGAAGCATCTGCTGCACTCCTGTCATTTTGATCTTGTCATTGATCTGCAGGGACTTTTTAAGAGTGCAGTCATGGCGTATCTGACGGGTTGCCCCAATCGCATCGGATACGGTGAAATGCGGGAAGGCAGCGGCCTGATTTCGAAGGCGATTGTCGGCCCTCATATTCATGACCATGTGATTGAGCGTTATCTGGATGTGGCACGCTATCTGGGAGCTAAGGTGGATAAAATCAGTTATCCTATGCCGGCTCTGAAGGAACAATGCGAATCCATCAAGCAGCGGTTAATCGAGGCCGGCATGCCGGACAAGAACCCGCTGCCATACGTTGTGATGGCGCCGGGAGCCCGCTGGGAGACAAAGCAGTGGCCGGTAGAGCACTATGCCGAACTGGCACTGAAATTTGCCAAAGATGACTGGTACGTCGTACTTGCCGGAGGACCGGACGACTGTAAAAAAGGTGAGCGTATCTGGGAACTGACCGGGTACAATCCTCACATCATTGATTTTATCGGTCACACAAATCTCCGGGAACTCGGTGCACTCATTAAAATGTGCCGATTCTACGTGAGCGGCGATACAGGCCCGCTTCATATTGCGGCAGCCTACGGAAAGAACCTGATTGCGATTTACGGACCGACGAGGCCAGATCGTACCGGTCCTTACGGAGATCTGGGTGCTGTGATTCTGACGAGTCCCGAGTCGTGTGCCGGCTGTCTTAAAAAACATTGTGATCACTGGACGTGTATGGGGCATGTAACCCCCGACGACGTTTACCGAATCTTTCAGGAAAAGGAGGCCGAATCGCATGATTGA
- a CDS encoding glycosyltransferase family 9 protein, which translates to MIELAHKKIIVTFLMHLGDLVLTTPFLHALRSAAPGAEITYLVDEKLRDIVDYNPNIDHVWTIDKKGKDDNLKSLLAMSRRISEAHFDVLINLHPNERCSFIDAMASVPVKVGASHFIFRPFFHPFIKLNRTIHAADMYLDVLTRLGVKNLVHNGLEVFPGPEHQEKARLFWEDQGLMPGQLLVGFNIGSAVVTKRWAPQRFAQVADTLASEGYRTVFFGGTMDEAMVKEAVSYMKTQPIIATGKFRLGELAAAMGRCKLIITNDSGPMHVAISQKVPIVAMYGPSHPDLYGPYTKDAIIVRAIPPCDGCHKRMRHQCDDMRCMKNLTVEQVLEAAHKFLRV; encoded by the coding sequence ATGATTGAACTTGCACATAAGAAAATCATCGTGACTTTTTTGATGCACCTGGGCGATTTGGTGCTCACGACGCCTTTTTTGCATGCGCTCCGCAGCGCAGCACCGGGGGCAGAGATTACATACCTCGTCGATGAAAAACTGCGGGATATCGTAGATTACAACCCTAATATCGACCACGTATGGACGATTGATAAAAAGGGAAAGGACGATAATCTGAAATCACTTCTCGCCATGAGCCGCCGCATTTCGGAAGCTCATTTCGATGTGCTGATCAACCTGCACCCGAATGAACGCTGTTCCTTTATCGACGCCATGGCTTCTGTGCCCGTGAAGGTGGGGGCAAGTCACTTCATTTTCCGTCCTTTCTTCCATCCGTTTATCAAACTCAATCGGACCATTCACGCGGCTGATATGTACCTGGATGTGCTGACGCGGCTGGGCGTAAAAAATCTTGTCCATAATGGTCTGGAAGTCTTTCCCGGACCGGAGCATCAGGAAAAAGCCCGCCTTTTCTGGGAAGATCAGGGACTCATGCCGGGGCAGCTGCTTGTCGGTTTTAATATCGGAAGTGCTGTCGTGACAAAGCGCTGGGCACCGCAGCGCTTTGCCCAGGTCGCTGATACACTGGCGTCGGAAGGGTACCGTACCGTCTTTTTCGGCGGGACTATGGATGAAGCAATGGTCAAAGAGGCTGTGAGCTACATGAAAACGCAGCCGATTATTGCGACCGGAAAATTCCGTTTGGGAGAACTGGCTGCTGCCATGGGCCGCTGCAAACTTATCATTACTAATGACAGCGGACCTATGCACGTAGCCATCAGTCAGAAAGTACCGATTGTGGCGATGTACGGCCCGAGTCATCCGGATTTGTACGGACCTTATACCAAGGATGCTATTATCGTACGGGCTATTCCGCCTTGTGACGGCTGCCACAAACGCATGCGCCATCAGTGCGATGATATGCGGTGCATGAAGAATTTGACGGTAGAGCAGGTGCTGGAAGCGGCGCACAAGTTTTTGAGGGTTTAA